AATTGTTAATAAATAGGTCCATATTAGATGGTACGTTTATAACGGGTATTTGTTTCCAGTGATAAAAAACTTCCCACGCCGGGACTCGAACCCGGGTCGTTCGGGTGAGAGCCGAATATCCTAACCATCTAGACTACATGGGACACTATGCCTATCCCTCATCTTAATTTCATAAGAGTTACAACTCGTATATTATACTTTTTAGATAATAATGCGAAATTTATTCCATGTATTCACATTCATTATCGTGAAAATAACTATATCTTATTCTTACACAACAGAAAATAGGAAAATATTTGCCAGTGTGTCTTTGGATTCTAATGATTTATCCAGTAGCTTACCATTTGTGAGTTTTAATGGTAGTaaattatattttgcaTATTATAACACTATTATCGATGAGTCCTACGGAAAAGAATCTTCATATAGGCTTTTGGATAATATTGCATCCGGCCTTTCAGTTTTTACACATCCAACTCCaaactttggagaatatgaaaaggatactaTCGATAAACATTTGCTAAGTTCTTCAGGCGGATGGTGCTATATTTTGACCTTATTTATATTCTATCCAAAGCTCAGAGTAGATCTCACAGATCAGAATCATTTGTTCAACGAGCTTTACAATCGCTGTATGATTTTAAATGGAAGTTTTAGTGATCATAACTTCAGAGAATACTCTTCATCGATACtattttcttcaaatgTGACACTAGAtgatttgtatatttttgaGAAATTCTCACGCATGTGCCCTAAACCACTTTATTTAAGCACCCGAGATATTGAACATTGTTCGAAACACACATCTAATAATGATAAGAGCATTATCGCTGATTTTTTTCTGCATAGAGAATGCTATATGAACGATATTATGGATCTTAATTTGATTCCATACGGGAAGTTGTATAAGGATTCAACCAAATCAATTAAATCATTAATAGACCCTCTGGCTGTCTTAGATTTGTACTTGGACAAATGGAGTTATGTATATATGCCAAAGCAGATGGAACTTGAATTATCTATGGATAAATTATCCCTGTTACTGCTTATGAAGTTGCTCTCTAATAGTACAACACAAAAACTCATTAGTATTAGAAAGTTTTTATATTCTACCGACATTATCAATATGAGAGTAAATTCTATAACAGGAGGAATTAGCCTAAATTATGATTCTGGTTCTACCAATATTAATAAGAGTGACACAGAATTAGTATTTGGACTATCATTTGATCTTAAAGGTAATACTGaaatgttgaaaaatttTCATGTTCctataaatggaaaagatatGAATCAACTATATAAAACTCTCAGAACAAGTCATGAAAAAGAATA
This region of Theileria equi strain WA chromosome 1, complete sequence genomic DNA includes:
- a CDS encoding hypothetical protein (encoded by transcript BEWA_018400A) produces the protein MRNLFHVFTFIIVKITISYSYTTENRKIFASVSLDSNDLSSSLPFVSFNGSKLYFAYYNTIIDESYGKESSYRLLDNIASGLSVFTHPTPNFGEYEKDTIDKHLLSSSGGWCYILTLFIFYPKLRVDLTDQNHLFNELYNRCMILNGSFSDHNFREYSSSILFSSNVTLDDLYIFEKFSRMCPKPLYLSTRDIEHCSKHTSNNDKSIIADFFLHRECYMNDIMDLNLIPYGKLYKDSTKSIKSLIDPLAVLDLYLDKWSYVYMPKQMELELSMDKLSLLLLMKLLSNSTTQKLISIRKFLYSTDIINMRVNSITGGISLNYDSGSTNINKSDTELVFGLSFDLKGNTEMLKNFHVPINGKDMNQLYKTLRTSHEKEYVYDLNYQDISGQGQHRWITISISLDRELLGLYSPKHGKYYIKLVHMLDHSIYLDNDELDTMYTRVEDEKDIFILEPSYASINEDRSADINLKVLKTPFINIEEPEINSSPIIYNAYAILEESLLTYSPLRISYKLPIHSRYMNMNKSLTKEIMKIDKLGLLDGKKQLKHGLSLTSEPKLYIYTENMPESEVLEKYAEEYLIFLRSISFATFVSNNSNRSKSNGIWQRLYFGSSNDINKPIDLCKGERTGIAYVSRKFSTESCNPIIHEMRRNVIDSECYLAFSVPIGAQDDIKLINNVTVGIITLSCLLSLFFVCDYLRDVAYKPNPRKQF